One Numenius arquata chromosome 9, bNumArq3.hap1.1, whole genome shotgun sequence DNA window includes the following coding sequences:
- the CLU gene encoding clusterin: MALLLLSLLGLLLVLGGGQALVPPSELKQMSATGSKYIDTEVENAINGVKQMKTLMDKTSKDHQAILQTLEETKRRKEEAVRLAREKEQELEATQEVCNETMLALWEECKPCLKHTCMRFYSRTCHSGSGLVGRQLEEFLNHSSPFSIWVNGERIDSLLERDQRQERQFEDLEERFGLLEDGVDDIFQDSTQVYGRLYPFFQPPFGGFREAFRPPVQHVRLSQRGGRFSRDLHPFFQHPYHGFHHLFQPFFEMTQRMLEEAQGGWEHPLGGFATESRNSSDERMVCREIRRNSAGCLRMRDECEKCREILSVDCRQTDPAQSQLREELEDALRLAERFTRRYDDLLRSFQAEMLNTTSLLDQLNRQFGWVSRLANLTQATDGFLQVTTVLSKTPNLEDPSAPPDTQVTVQLFDSEPLSLTVPGDIPWDDPRFMETVAEQALRHYKQNAIE; encoded by the exons atggcgctgctgctgctctcgcTGCTCGGCCTCCTCCtcgttttgggggggggacaggccctCGTCCCCCCCAGCGAGCTCAAGC agatgTCAGCCACCGGCAGCAAATACATCGACACGGAGGTGGAAAACGCCATCAATGGGGTGAAGCAGATGAAGACCCTCATGGACAAGACCAGTAAGGACCACCAGGCCATCCTGCAGACGCTGGAGGAGaccaagaggaggaaggag GAGGCGGTACGGCTGGCgcgggagaaggagcaggagctggaggccacCCAGGAGGTGTGCAACGAGACCATGCTGGCCCTCTGGGAGGAATGCAAGCCCTGCCTCAAGCACACCTGCATGCGCTTCTACTCCCGGACCTGCCACAGTGGCTCTGGGCTAGTGGGCCGGCAG CTGGAGGAATTCCTCAACCATTCCTCGCCCTTCTCCATCTGGGTGAACGGGGAGCGCATCGACTCCCTGCTGGAGCGGGATCAGCGGCAGGAGCGGCAGTTCGAGGACCTGGAGGAACGTTTTGGTTTGCTGGAGGACGGGGTGGATGACATCTTCCAGGACAGCACCCAAGTCTACGGCCGCCTCTACCCCTTCTTCCAACCCCCCTTTGGTGGCTTCCGCGAGGCTTTCCGACCCCCAGTCCAGCATGTCCGCCTTTCCCAGCGCGGCGGGAGGTTTTCCCGGGACCTGCATCCTTTCTTCCAGCATCCCTACCACGGCTTCCACCACCTCTTCCAGCCCTTCTTTGAGATGACCCAGCGGATGCTGGAGGAGGCGCAGGGCGGCTGGGAGCACCCGCTGGGTGGCTTTGCCACAG AGTCCCGTAACTCCAGCGACGAGCGCATGGTGTGCCGGGAGATCCGGAGAAACTCCGCCGGCTGCCTGCGGATGCGAGACGAGTGCGAGAAGTGCCGGGAGATCCTCTCCGTGG ACTGCCGTCAGACGGACCCAGCCCAGAGCCAGCTgcgggaggagctggaggacgCCCTGCGCTTGGCCGAGCGCTTCACCCGCCGCTATGACGACCTGCTCCGCTCCTTCCAAGCCGAGATGCTCAACACCACCAGCCTCCTGGACCAGCTCAACCGCCAGTTCGGCTGGGTCTCCCGCCTGGCCAACCTCACCCAGGCCACCGACGGCTTCCTCCAGGTCACCACG gtCCTCTCCAAGACTCCCAACCTGGAagacccctcagccccccccgaCACGCAGGTGACGGTGCAGCTCTTCGATTCGGAGCCCCTGTCCCTCACGGTGCCGGGGGACATCCCCTGGGATGACCCTCGCTTCATGGAGACGGTGGCCGAGCAGGCGCTTCGCCACTACAAACAAAATGCCAT AGAGTAG
- the SLC35F6 gene encoding solute carrier family 35 member F6: MAWSRYQLGLAALMLLTGSINTLAAKWADNFSATGCGGTEEHSFQHPFLQAVGMFLGEFSCLGVFYLLVWRDRRKPEPSMAPSQPFSPLLFLPPALCDMTGTSIMYVALNMTSASSFQMLRGSVIIFTGLLSVAFLGRRLELSQWLGILVTIVGLVVVGLADLHSSHDQKHKLSEVITGDLLIIMAQVVVAIQMVLEEKFVYKHDVHPLRAVGTEGFFGFIILALLLVPMYYIPAGSFSGNPRRMLEDALDAFCQIGHRPLIALALLGNISSIAFFNFAGISVTKEISATTRMVLDSLRTLVIWAVSLALGWETFHGLEILGFGVLLMGAALYNGLHRPLLTLLPRRRGEEDTGAAEREGLLRGESTAINHGEN, translated from the exons GTGGGCTGATAACTTCAGCGCGACTGGCTGCGGTGGGACGGAGGAGCATAGCTTCCAGCACCCCTTTCTGCAG GCCGTGGGCATGTTCCTGGGTGAATTTTCCTGCCTGGGGGTGTTTTATCTGCTGGTGTGGAGGGATCGGCGGAAGCCAGAGCCCAGCATGGCCCCATCGCAGCCCTTCAGCCCCCTGCTCTTCCTGCCCCCGGCCCTCTGCGACATGACTGGGACCAGCATCATGTACGTGG CCTTGAACATGACCAGTGCCTCCAGCTTCCAGATGCTGCGAGGGTCCGTCATCATCTTCACCGGGCTCCTCTCCGTGGCCTTCCTGGGCCGCAGGCTGGAGCTGAGCCAGTGGCTGGGCATCCTGGTCACCAtcgtggggctggtggtggtggggctggctgACCTGCACAGCTCCCACGACCAGAAACACAAGCTCAGCGAGGTCATCACCG GTGACCTGCTCATCATCATGGCCCAGGTGGTCGTTGCCATCCAGATGGTGCTGGAGGAGAAGTTTGTCTACAAGCACGATGTGCACCCGCTGCGGGCCGTCGGCACTGAAG GTTTCTTTGGCTTCATCATTctggccctgctgctggtgcCCATGTACTACATCCCAGCTGGCAGCTTCAGCGGGAACCCTCGGCGGATGCTGGAAGACGCCCTGGATGCCTTCTGCCAGATCGGCCACCGGCCCCTCAtcgccctggccctgctggggaACATCAGCAGCATCGCCTTCTTCAACTTTGCCGGCATCAGCGTCACCAAGGAGATCAGTGCCACCACCCGTATGGTCCTGGACAGCCTCCGCACCCTGGTCATCTGGGCCGTcagcctggccctgggctgggagaCCTTCCACGGTCTGGAGAtcctggggtttggggtgctgcTGATGGGTGCTGCTCTTTATAACGGCCTTCACCggcccctcctcaccctcctgcccCGGCGCAGGGGGGAGGAAGACACTGGAGCGGCCGAACGGGAGGGTTTGCTGCGTGGGGAGAGCACGGCCATCAACCATGGCGAGAACTGA